In Streptomyces sp. SID8374, one genomic interval encodes:
- a CDS encoding metallopeptidase TldD-related protein, with the protein MSRVSKPYEIVEKALELSTADGLVVIADEHSSANLRWAGNALTTNGVTRGRTLTVIATVDGAKGTASGVVSRSAVTADDLEPLVRAAEAAARGAGPAEDAQPLVGGVPSSPDFTDAPAETGSEVFADFAPALGDAFARARSGGRELYGFANHELTSTYLGTSTGLRLRHDQPTGTLELNAKSPDRTRSAWAGRSTRDFKDVDPAAMDAELAQRLRWAERRIDLPAGRYETLLPPTAVADLLIYQLWSSTARDAVEGRTVFSQPGGGTRLGETLAPLPLTLRSDPHAPGLESAPFVIAHSSGDSASVFDNGLPLAPTDWVRDGKLERLTTTRHTAALTGLPVAPAIDNLVLDGGGERSLEEMVAATTGRALLLTCLWYIREVDPATLLLTGLTRDGVYLVEDGEVVGEVNNFRFNESPVDLLSRASEAGRTEKTLPREWGDWFTRAAMPALRIPDFNMSSVSQGV; encoded by the coding sequence ATGAGCCGCGTCAGCAAGCCGTACGAGATCGTCGAGAAGGCCCTGGAGCTGTCCACCGCGGACGGTCTGGTGGTCATCGCCGACGAGCACTCCTCCGCCAATCTGCGCTGGGCGGGCAACGCGCTCACCACGAACGGGGTGACCCGGGGCCGGACCCTCACCGTCATCGCGACCGTCGACGGGGCCAAGGGCACCGCCTCCGGCGTCGTCTCCCGGTCCGCCGTGACCGCCGACGACCTGGAGCCGCTGGTGCGGGCCGCCGAGGCCGCCGCCCGGGGCGCGGGTCCCGCCGAGGACGCGCAGCCGCTGGTCGGCGGGGTGCCCTCCTCCCCCGACTTCACGGACGCACCGGCCGAGACCGGCTCCGAGGTCTTCGCCGACTTCGCCCCGGCCCTCGGCGACGCCTTCGCCCGGGCCCGCTCGGGTGGCCGCGAGCTGTACGGGTTCGCGAACCACGAGCTGACCTCCACCTACCTGGGTACGTCGACGGGGCTGCGGCTCCGCCACGACCAGCCGACCGGGACGCTGGAGCTGAACGCCAAGTCCCCCGACCGGACCCGTTCCGCGTGGGCGGGCCGGTCGACGCGGGACTTCAAGGACGTCGACCCGGCGGCGATGGACGCCGAGCTGGCGCAGCGGCTGCGCTGGGCGGAGCGGCGGATCGACCTGCCCGCCGGGCGGTACGAGACGCTGCTGCCGCCGACCGCCGTGGCGGACCTGCTGATCTACCAGCTCTGGTCGTCCACCGCGCGGGACGCCGTGGAGGGCCGGACGGTGTTCTCCCAGCCGGGCGGCGGCACGCGGCTCGGCGAGACGCTGGCCCCGCTCCCGCTGACCCTGCGCAGCGACCCGCACGCGCCGGGTCTGGAGTCGGCGCCGTTCGTGATCGCCCACTCCTCCGGCGACAGCGCTTCCGTCTTCGACAACGGGCTGCCGCTGGCCCCGACGGACTGGGTGCGGGACGGAAAGCTGGAGCGGCTGACGACGACCCGGCACACCGCCGCCCTCACCGGGCTGCCGGTCGCCCCGGCCATCGACAACCTGGTGCTGGACGGGGGCGGTGAGCGGTCGCTGGAGGAGATGGTGGCCGCGACGACCGGGCGGGCGCTGCTGCTGACCTGCCTCTGGTACATCAGGGAGGTGGACCCGGCGACGCTGCTGCTGACCGGGCTGACCCGGGACGGCGTCTATCTGGTGGAGGACGGCGAGGTGGTCGGCGAGGTGAACAACTTCCGGTTCAACGAGTCGCCGGTGGACCTGCTGTCGCGGGCCTCGGAGGCGGGCCGTACGGAGAAGACGCTGCCGCGCGAGTGGGGCGACTGGTTCACCCGGGCCGCGATGCCCGCGCTGCGCATCCCGGACTTCAACATGAGCTCGGTCAGCCAGGGGGTGTGA
- the tyrS gene encoding tyrosine--tRNA ligase — translation MTDIVDELKWRGLFAQSTDEDALRKALADGPVTFYCGFDPTAASLHVGHLVQVLTVRRLQQAGHRPLALVGGATGQIGDPRPTAERTLNDPETVAAWVQRLREQIEPFLTFEGPNAATMVNNLDWTAGMSAIEFLRDIGKHFRVNKMLTKDSVARRLESQEGISYTEFSYQLLQGMDFLELYRRYGCVLQQGGSDQWGNLTAGIDLIHRLEPGATVHALATPLMVKADGTKFGKSESGAVWLDPEMTTPYAFYQFWLNVDDRDISRYMRILSFKSRAELEELEQLTEERPQARSAQRALAEELTTLVHGGAQCAAVIAASKALFGQGDLAELDEATLSAALSEVPHARVSELGPLVDLLVEVGLAPSKSGARRTVKEGGAYVNNVKVADGEVAPAAGELLHGRWLVLRRGKKNLAAVEVVPAG, via the coding sequence GTGACGGACATCGTCGACGAGCTGAAGTGGCGCGGGCTGTTCGCCCAGTCCACTGACGAGGACGCATTGCGCAAGGCTCTCGCGGACGGTCCCGTCACCTTCTATTGCGGCTTCGACCCGACCGCCGCGAGCCTGCACGTGGGGCACCTCGTGCAGGTCCTCACCGTGCGCCGGCTCCAGCAGGCGGGTCACCGCCCGCTCGCCCTGGTCGGCGGGGCCACCGGTCAGATCGGTGACCCGCGCCCGACCGCCGAGCGCACGCTGAACGACCCGGAGACCGTCGCGGCCTGGGTGCAGCGGCTGCGGGAGCAGATCGAGCCCTTCCTCACCTTCGAGGGCCCGAACGCGGCGACGATGGTCAACAACCTGGACTGGACCGCGGGGATGTCCGCGATCGAGTTCCTGCGGGACATCGGCAAGCACTTCCGGGTCAACAAGATGCTCACCAAGGACTCGGTCGCGCGCCGGCTGGAGTCGCAGGAGGGCATCAGCTACACGGAGTTCAGCTACCAGCTGCTCCAGGGGATGGACTTCCTGGAGCTGTACCGCCGCTACGGCTGTGTCCTCCAGCAGGGCGGCAGCGACCAGTGGGGCAACCTCACCGCGGGCATCGACCTGATCCACCGGCTGGAGCCGGGTGCCACCGTGCACGCGCTGGCGACGCCGCTGATGGTGAAGGCGGACGGGACCAAGTTCGGCAAGTCCGAGAGCGGTGCCGTCTGGCTGGACCCGGAGATGACCACGCCGTACGCGTTCTACCAGTTCTGGCTGAACGTGGACGACCGGGACATCTCGCGGTACATGCGCATCCTCAGCTTCAAGAGCCGTGCGGAGCTGGAGGAGCTGGAGCAGCTGACCGAGGAGCGGCCGCAGGCGCGTTCGGCGCAGCGGGCGCTGGCCGAGGAGCTGACCACGCTGGTGCACGGCGGTGCGCAGTGCGCGGCGGTCATCGCGGCGTCGAAGGCGCTGTTCGGGCAGGGTGATCTGGCCGAGCTGGACGAGGCGACGCTGAGTGCGGCCCTCTCCGAGGTGCCGCACGCCCGGGTCTCCGAGCTGGGCCCGCTGGTGGACCTCCTGGTGGAGGTCGGCCTCGCGCCGAGCAAGTCGGGTGCCCGGCGCACGGTCAAGGAGGGCGGCGCGTACGTGAACAACGTGAAGGTCGCCGACGGTGAGGTCGCACCGGCCGCCGGGGAGCTGCTGCACGGGCGCTGGCTGGTGCTGCGCCGGGGCAAGAAGAACCTGGCGGCCGTGGAGGTCGTCCCGGCCGGCTGA
- a CDS encoding GlsB/YeaQ/YmgE family stress response membrane protein encodes MSWLWAIIVGLVLGVIARAILPGKQDIPLWLTVVFGILGSILGNAVAGWIGVEDTKGIDWIRHLLQLIGAVVVVGVGDKVWQSVRGSRNRA; translated from the coding sequence ATGAGCTGGTTGTGGGCAATCATCGTGGGCTTGGTGCTCGGTGTGATCGCACGGGCGATCCTGCCGGGCAAACAGGACATCCCACTCTGGCTGACGGTCGTGTTCGGCATTCTCGGCTCCATCCTCGGTAATGCCGTGGCCGGCTGGATCGGCGTCGAGGACACCAAGGGCATCGACTGGATCCGCCATCTGCTCCAGTTGATCGGTGCCGTGGTCGTCGTCGGTGTCGGGGACAAGGTCTGGCAGTCCGTCCGGGGCAGCAGGAACAGAGCCTGA
- a CDS encoding DUF3099 domain-containing protein, with product MLRKSDEVQVFRITGARQGLADDVRGRQRRYVISMSVRTVSVVLAAVLWNVERHVAIVALALGVLLPYVAVVIANAGRENAPSLPSTYLTAPVRPAVEAAPAAASTDSAGPDGRSGRVPPSQEHS from the coding sequence ATGCTGCGGAAGAGCGACGAGGTACAGGTCTTCCGGATCACGGGGGCCCGTCAGGGGCTGGCCGACGATGTGCGCGGCAGGCAGCGGCGCTATGTGATCTCGATGTCCGTACGTACGGTCTCGGTGGTCCTGGCCGCGGTGCTGTGGAACGTGGAGCGGCATGTCGCCATCGTGGCGCTCGCTCTGGGGGTGCTGCTGCCGTACGTGGCGGTGGTCATCGCCAACGCGGGCCGGGAGAACGCCCCTTCACTGCCGTCGACGTATCTCACCGCACCGGTGCGCCCCGCCGTGGAGGCCGCTCCGGCCGCCGCTTCCACCGACTCCGCGGGTCCCGACGGGCGGTCCGGGCGGGTGCCGCCGTCACAGGAGCACAGCTGA
- the moaA gene encoding GTP 3',8-cyclase MoaA — MLIDTYDRVATDLRVSLTDKCNLRCTYCMPEEGLQWLGKSELLSDDEIVRLIRIAVTTLGITEVRFTGGEPLLRPGLVSIVEQCAALTPRPRMSLTTNGIGLKRTAAALKAAGLDRVNVSLDTLRPDVFKTLTRRDRHKDVLDGLEAAREAGLTPVKVNSVLMPGLNDDEAPELLAWAVANAYELRFIEQMPLDAQHGWKRDGMITAGDILDSLRTRFTLTPEGEETRGSAPAERWTVDGGPHRVGVIASVTRPFCRACDRTRLTADGQVRTCLFAREETDLRSALRSDAPDAEIARLWKVAMWGKKAGSGLDDPSFLQPDRPMSAIGG; from the coding sequence GTGCTCATCGACACCTATGACAGGGTCGCCACCGACCTGCGCGTGTCACTGACCGACAAGTGCAATCTGCGGTGCACCTACTGCATGCCGGAAGAGGGCTTGCAGTGGCTCGGCAAGAGCGAGCTGCTCTCCGACGACGAGATCGTGCGCCTGATCCGCATCGCGGTCACCACGCTCGGCATCACCGAGGTCCGCTTCACCGGCGGGGAGCCCCTGCTCCGCCCCGGCCTCGTCTCCATCGTGGAGCAGTGCGCCGCGCTCACCCCGCGCCCCCGCATGTCGCTCACGACCAACGGCATCGGGCTCAAGCGGACCGCCGCCGCCCTCAAGGCCGCAGGCCTCGACCGGGTCAACGTCTCGCTGGACACCCTGCGCCCCGACGTCTTCAAGACCCTCACCCGCCGCGACCGCCACAAGGACGTCCTGGACGGCCTCGAAGCCGCCCGCGAGGCCGGCCTCACCCCGGTGAAGGTCAACTCCGTCCTGATGCCGGGACTCAACGACGACGAGGCCCCCGAGCTGCTGGCCTGGGCCGTCGCCAACGCGTACGAGCTCCGCTTCATCGAGCAGATGCCCCTGGACGCCCAGCACGGCTGGAAGCGCGACGGCATGATCACCGCGGGTGACATCCTCGACTCGCTGCGCACCCGCTTCACCCTCACCCCCGAGGGCGAGGAGACCCGCGGCTCCGCCCCCGCCGAGCGCTGGACCGTCGACGGCGGCCCGCACCGCGTCGGCGTGATCGCCTCGGTCACCCGCCCGTTCTGCCGCGCCTGCGACCGCACCCGGCTCACCGCCGACGGCCAGGTCCGCACCTGCCTCTTCGCCCGCGAGGAGACCGACCTGCGCTCCGCCCTCCGCTCGGACGCGCCGGACGCGGAGATCGCCCGGCTCTGGAAGGTCGCCATGTGGGGCAAGAAGGCGGGTTCCGGGCTGGACGACCCGTCCTTCCTCCAGCCCGACCGCCCGATGTCGGCGATCGGCGGCTGA
- a CDS encoding cation acetate symporter, whose amino-acid sequence MSAAHTLYPSVQLAADGASEHRPLIITLFAAFVVATLFITVWAGRQTKSAADFYAGGRQFTGFQNGLAVSGDYMSAASFLGIAGAIALFGYDGFLYSIGFLVAWLVALLLVAEPLRNSGRYTMGDVLAYRMRQRPVRTAAGTSTIVVSIFYLLAQMAGAGVLVSLLLGITSDFGKIVIVALVGVLMILYVTIGGMKGTTWVQMVKAVLLIAGTLLITFLILLKFNFNISDLLGTAASNSGKGAAFLEPGLKYGATGVSKLDFISLGIALVLGTAGLPHILIRFYTVPTAKAARKSVNWAIGIIGAFYLMTIVLGFGAAAILNPDDIVASNKAGNTAAPLAALEIGGGAGSTGGAILLAVISAVAFATILAVVAGLTLASSSSFAHDIYANVIRKGKATEKEEVRAARWATVAIGVVSIALGALARDLNVAGLVALAFAVAASANLPTILYSLFWKRFTTQGALWSIYGGLSSSVLLVLFSPVVSSKPTSMFPGVDFAWFPLENPGLISIPLGFLLGWLGSVIGKEKPDTDKYAELEVKSLTGTGAH is encoded by the coding sequence ATGAGCGCCGCCCACACCCTCTATCCGAGCGTCCAGCTCGCCGCCGACGGGGCGAGCGAGCACCGGCCGCTGATCATCACCCTCTTCGCGGCCTTCGTCGTCGCGACCCTCTTCATCACCGTGTGGGCGGGCCGCCAGACCAAGAGCGCCGCCGACTTCTACGCGGGCGGCCGCCAGTTCACCGGATTCCAGAACGGGCTCGCGGTCTCCGGCGACTACATGTCCGCCGCGTCCTTCCTCGGCATCGCGGGCGCCATCGCCCTCTTCGGCTACGACGGCTTCCTCTACTCCATCGGCTTCCTCGTCGCCTGGCTCGTCGCCCTGCTCCTGGTCGCCGAACCGCTGCGCAACTCCGGCCGCTACACCATGGGCGACGTCCTCGCCTACCGGATGCGCCAGCGCCCCGTGCGTACCGCCGCCGGTACGTCCACCATCGTCGTCTCGATCTTCTACCTGCTGGCCCAGATGGCCGGTGCGGGCGTCCTCGTCTCGCTGCTGCTCGGCATCACCAGCGACTTCGGGAAGATCGTCATCGTCGCCCTGGTCGGCGTGCTGATGATCCTGTACGTCACCATCGGCGGCATGAAGGGCACCACCTGGGTGCAGATGGTCAAGGCCGTCCTGCTCATCGCGGGCACCCTGCTCATCACCTTCCTGATCCTGCTGAAGTTCAACTTCAACATCTCCGACCTGCTCGGCACCGCCGCCAGCAACAGCGGCAAGGGCGCCGCCTTCCTGGAGCCCGGCTTGAAGTACGGCGCCACCGGCGTCTCGAAGCTGGACTTCATCTCCCTCGGCATCGCCCTGGTCCTCGGCACCGCCGGCCTGCCGCACATCCTGATCCGCTTCTACACCGTGCCCACCGCCAAGGCCGCCCGTAAGTCCGTGAACTGGGCGATCGGCATCATCGGCGCCTTCTACCTGATGACGATCGTGCTCGGCTTCGGCGCCGCCGCCATCCTCAACCCCGACGACATCGTCGCCTCGAACAAGGCGGGCAACACGGCGGCGCCACTCGCGGCCCTGGAGATCGGTGGCGGGGCCGGGTCCACCGGCGGCGCCATCCTGCTCGCGGTGATCTCCGCCGTCGCCTTCGCGACCATCCTCGCCGTCGTCGCCGGGCTCACCCTCGCCTCCTCCTCGTCGTTCGCGCACGACATCTACGCCAACGTGATCCGCAAGGGGAAGGCCACCGAGAAGGAGGAGGTCCGCGCCGCCCGCTGGGCCACCGTCGCCATCGGCGTCGTCTCCATCGCGCTGGGCGCGCTCGCCCGCGACCTCAACGTGGCCGGTCTGGTCGCCCTCGCCTTCGCGGTCGCCGCCTCCGCCAACCTGCCGACGATCCTCTACAGCCTCTTCTGGAAGCGCTTCACCACCCAGGGGGCCCTCTGGTCCATCTACGGCGGCCTCTCCTCCTCCGTCCTGCTGGTGCTCTTCTCGCCGGTCGTCTCCTCGAAGCCGACCTCGATGTTCCCGGGCGTCGACTTCGCCTGGTTCCCCCTGGAGAACCCCGGCCTGATCTCGATCCCGCTCGGCTTCCTGCTCGGCTGGCTCGGCTCGGTGATCGGCAAGGAGAAGCCCGACACCGACAAGTACGCCGAGCTGGAGGTCAAGTCCCTCACCGGCACCGGAGCGCACTGA
- a CDS encoding DUF485 domain-containing protein, with protein sequence MATDAPPPEGPVDTGPAQPTTEAYNAVQASAEFADLRRSFRSFAFPLTVAFVTWYLLYVLLCNYAGSFMATKVVGNINVALVLGLAQFATTFLIAVLYSRHAATKLDPKAEAIKSRMEADV encoded by the coding sequence GTGGCTACCGATGCACCGCCGCCCGAGGGCCCTGTCGACACCGGCCCGGCCCAGCCCACCACCGAGGCGTACAACGCGGTGCAGGCGAGTGCCGAGTTCGCCGACCTGCGCCGCTCGTTCCGTTCCTTCGCCTTCCCGCTCACCGTCGCCTTCGTGACCTGGTACCTGCTCTACGTCCTGCTCTGCAACTACGCGGGCAGCTTCATGGCCACCAAGGTCGTCGGCAACATCAACGTGGCGCTCGTCCTCGGCCTCGCCCAGTTCGCCACCACCTTCCTCATCGCCGTGCTCTACTCCCGGCACGCCGCCACCAAGCTCGACCCGAAGGCCGAAGCGATCAAGTCCCGTATGGAGGCCGACGTATGA
- a CDS encoding S8 family serine peptidase, protein MAHLASRRTRALALPVGLALVASLGFLPAATATAAPTGAPATATPRTDGPKLSYVVNTGSGRSAVQQVEKAVRQAGGTVVISYDQIGVIVAHSQNPAFGETIRRVRGVQSAGATRTNPIVPQATKDVGAIAQPLTEAQAKAAAAQATADEDPLEPLQWSLPAIKADKAHQKSLGSKKVTVAVIDTGVDDTHPDLAPNFDRAASVNCVTGAPDTTAGSWRPAAGESDHGTHVAGTIAAAKNGFGVTGVAPGVKVSGIKVSVPDGYFYTEAVVCGFLWAAEHGVDVTNNSYYTDPWLFACKNDPDQGALVESLTRAVKYAERKGTVNVAAAGNARHDLSSRTIEDRTSPNDTDPVTRTIDPRVCPDIPTMLPGVVTVSATGAKGLKSSYSNYGKGVIDVAAPGGDSTIYQTPEPPAVNGLILSTLPGGRFGYKAGTSMASPHVAGVVALIKSRHPYASPAAVKALLVLQADAKACGAPYDIDGDGTVDAVCEGTKLYNGFYGAGVVDALDAVRW, encoded by the coding sequence ATGGCTCATCTGGCATCGAGACGGACCCGCGCGCTCGCGCTGCCCGTCGGACTCGCGCTCGTCGCCTCGCTCGGCTTCCTGCCGGCGGCGACGGCCACGGCGGCGCCCACCGGCGCACCGGCCACCGCGACCCCGCGCACCGACGGGCCGAAGCTGAGTTACGTCGTCAACACCGGCAGCGGCCGCAGCGCCGTCCAGCAGGTGGAGAAGGCCGTCAGGCAGGCCGGCGGCACCGTCGTCATCTCGTACGACCAGATCGGCGTGATCGTCGCCCACTCGCAGAACCCGGCCTTCGGCGAAACGATCCGCCGCGTACGGGGTGTGCAGTCGGCGGGGGCGACCCGGACCAACCCGATCGTGCCGCAGGCCACCAAGGACGTCGGTGCCATAGCGCAGCCGCTGACCGAGGCCCAGGCGAAGGCCGCGGCCGCACAGGCGACGGCGGACGAGGACCCGCTGGAGCCGTTGCAGTGGTCGCTGCCCGCGATCAAGGCGGACAAGGCGCACCAGAAGTCGCTCGGCTCGAAGAAGGTGACGGTCGCCGTCATCGACACGGGCGTGGACGACACCCACCCGGACCTGGCGCCCAACTTCGACCGGGCCGCCTCCGTCAACTGTGTCACGGGCGCTCCGGACACCACCGCCGGTTCCTGGCGACCGGCGGCGGGCGAGAGCGACCACGGCACGCATGTGGCGGGCACCATCGCCGCCGCGAAGAACGGCTTCGGGGTCACCGGTGTGGCGCCGGGCGTGAAGGTCTCCGGCATCAAGGTCTCCGTACCGGACGGCTACTTCTACACCGAGGCCGTCGTCTGCGGCTTCCTCTGGGCGGCCGAGCACGGCGTCGACGTGACCAACAACAGCTACTACACCGACCCGTGGCTGTTCGCCTGCAAGAACGACCCGGACCAGGGAGCCCTGGTCGAGTCCCTGACCCGCGCCGTCAAGTACGCCGAGCGCAAGGGCACGGTCAACGTCGCCGCCGCGGGCAACGCCCGCCACGACCTGTCGTCCCGCACGATCGAGGACCGGACCAGCCCGAACGACACCGACCCGGTCACCCGGACGATCGACCCGCGGGTCTGCCCCGACATCCCGACCATGCTGCCGGGCGTCGTGACCGTCTCCGCGACGGGCGCCAAGGGCCTGAAGTCCTCGTACTCGAACTACGGCAAGGGCGTCATCGATGTCGCGGCCCCCGGCGGTGACTCGACGATCTACCAGACCCCCGAGCCGCCGGCCGTCAACGGGCTGATCCTCTCGACGCTGCCGGGCGGCAGGTTCGGCTACAAGGCCGGTACGTCGATGGCGTCCCCGCACGTCGCGGGCGTCGTGGCCCTGATCAAGTCCCGCCACCCCTACGCCTCACCGGCCGCGGTGAAGGCGCTGCTGGTCCTCCAGGCGGACGCGAAGGCGTGCGGCGCGCCGTACGACATCGACGGCGACGGCACCGTCGACGCGGTCTGCGAGGGCACCAAGCTCTACAACGGCTTCTACGGGGCCGGAGTGGTGGACGCGCTGGACGCGGTCCGCTGGTAG
- a CDS encoding zinc-dependent alcohol dehydrogenase family protein, whose protein sequence is MRATVIHAPHDIRVEEVPDPAVRRPTDAVVRVLKACICGSDLWAYRGEAARQPGQRIGHEFLGVVEETGAGVDGFAVGDLVVAPFVWSDGTCSYCAEGLTTSCPEGGFWGSVGSDGGQGEAVRVPYADGTLVRLPADAASDGRLLTALLALSDVLGTGHHAAVGAGVTQGSTVAVVGDGAVGLCGVLAAKRLGAERIIALGRHTARTDIARRFGATDVVAERGEAALAAVRELTRGEGAHSVIEAVGTEQSMRTALDIVRDGGSIGYVGVPHGSASGVDLGVMFGRNIALRGGVAPVRTYIPELLPDVLDGTIDPSPVFDLSIGLDEVPAGYEAMDARTALKVLITP, encoded by the coding sequence ATGCGCGCCACAGTAATCCACGCTCCCCACGACATCCGGGTCGAGGAGGTGCCGGACCCGGCGGTCCGGCGGCCCACCGACGCGGTGGTGCGGGTCCTCAAGGCCTGCATCTGCGGCAGCGACCTGTGGGCGTACCGGGGCGAGGCCGCCCGGCAGCCCGGCCAGCGCATCGGGCACGAGTTTCTCGGAGTCGTCGAGGAGACCGGCGCCGGGGTCGACGGCTTCGCCGTCGGGGACCTCGTCGTCGCCCCGTTCGTCTGGTCCGACGGCACCTGCTCCTACTGCGCCGAAGGCCTCACCACCTCCTGCCCCGAGGGCGGCTTCTGGGGCTCGGTCGGCTCGGACGGCGGGCAGGGCGAGGCCGTCCGCGTCCCGTACGCCGACGGCACCCTGGTCAGGCTCCCCGCCGACGCCGCCTCCGACGGCCGGCTCCTCACCGCCCTGCTGGCCCTCTCCGACGTCCTGGGCACCGGCCACCACGCCGCCGTGGGCGCGGGCGTCACCCAGGGCTCCACCGTCGCGGTCGTCGGGGACGGCGCGGTCGGGCTGTGCGGGGTACTGGCCGCCAAGCGGCTCGGCGCCGAGCGCATCATCGCGCTGGGCCGGCACACCGCGCGCACCGACATCGCCCGCCGCTTCGGCGCGACCGACGTGGTCGCCGAGCGGGGCGAGGCCGCCCTCGCCGCCGTACGGGAGCTGACCCGCGGCGAAGGCGCCCACAGCGTCATCGAGGCGGTCGGCACCGAGCAGTCGATGCGCACCGCGCTGGACATCGTCCGCGACGGCGGCTCCATCGGCTACGTCGGCGTCCCGCACGGCAGCGCCTCCGGCGTGGACCTCGGCGTGATGTTCGGCCGGAACATCGCCCTGCGCGGCGGTGTCGCCCCCGTGCGGACGTACATCCCCGAGCTGCTCCCCGACGTGCTGGACGGCACGATCGACCCCTCGCCCGTCTTCGACCTGTCGATCGGCCTCGACGAGGTGCCCGCGGGCTACGAGGCGATGGACGCGCGGACCGCGCTGAAGGTGCTCATCACGCCGTAG
- a CDS encoding lysoplasmalogenase, producing the protein MSATASRPARPETAGPGRFARPLLGAFLLAAAVDLAGLLAGLDTVHLVAKPLLMPLLAGYAAVRGGPRLLIAALLFGWGGDAFLLADNDLAFLLGMGSFAVGHVCYLTLFGRGRAAPGPARGSPATAVAYAVVLVVFLVLIWPGLPAELRAPLAGYSLLLTAMAWRAGVLGRYAAAGGALFLLSDALIATGIADWSQLPAPDFWVMLTYIAAQSLLALGALAAGAGERSDTP; encoded by the coding sequence ATGAGCGCCACCGCGTCCCGCCCCGCCAGGCCGGAGACGGCAGGGCCCGGGCGGTTCGCCCGGCCCCTCCTCGGTGCCTTCCTGCTCGCCGCCGCCGTCGACCTCGCCGGGCTCCTCGCCGGACTCGACACCGTCCACCTGGTCGCCAAACCGCTCCTGATGCCGCTGCTCGCCGGGTACGCCGCCGTCCGGGGCGGGCCCCGGCTGCTCATCGCCGCCCTGCTGTTCGGGTGGGGCGGTGATGCGTTCCTGCTCGCCGACAACGACCTGGCGTTCCTCCTCGGGATGGGCTCCTTCGCCGTCGGCCATGTCTGCTACCTGACGCTGTTCGGGCGGGGGCGGGCCGCCCCGGGACCGGCGCGTGGCTCGCCGGCCACGGCGGTCGCGTACGCCGTCGTGCTCGTCGTCTTCCTCGTCCTGATCTGGCCCGGCCTCCCGGCGGAGCTGCGCGCCCCGCTGGCCGGGTACAGCCTGCTGCTCACCGCGATGGCGTGGCGGGCCGGCGTCCTCGGCCGGTACGCGGCGGCCGGCGGGGCGCTCTTCCTGCTCTCCGACGCCCTCATCGCCACCGGCATCGCCGACTGGTCGCAGCTGCCCGCCCCCGACTTCTGGGTGATGCTCACCTACATCGCCGCACAGTCCCTGCTCGCCCTCGGAGCCCTCGCGGCAGGGGCGGGGGAGCGGTCGGACACTCCCTAG
- a CDS encoding sterol desaturase family protein: MEPNLPDVVLWSIPAFVLLTVIEMVSYRFHPDEDAAGYDTKDAATSLTMGLGSLGFDLLWKIPILAIYMGVYELTPLRVPVLWWTVLLMLLAQDFFYYWSHRGHHVIRILWACHVVHHSSRKFNLTTALRQPWTSATVWPFYLPLIACGVHPAALAFCQSANLVYQFWVHTERVGKLPRPFEYVLNTPSHHRVHHASQGSYLDRNYGGILIIWDRMFGSFAAETERPVYGLTKNIATHNPLRVATHEYAAIARDIRAARSWSERAGRVFRGPGWQPAPKAGALTTGAAGAAGAVVPGPAPVRADAPVPAAAPAPEPTR; encoded by the coding sequence ATGGAGCCGAACCTGCCCGATGTCGTGCTGTGGTCGATACCGGCCTTCGTGCTGCTCACCGTGATCGAGATGGTCAGCTACCGCTTCCACCCGGACGAGGACGCCGCCGGGTACGACACCAAGGACGCCGCCACCAGCCTCACGATGGGGCTCGGCAGCCTCGGGTTCGACCTGCTGTGGAAGATCCCCATCCTCGCCATCTACATGGGCGTCTACGAGCTGACGCCGCTGCGGGTGCCCGTGCTGTGGTGGACCGTCCTGCTGATGCTCCTGGCCCAGGACTTCTTCTACTACTGGTCCCACCGCGGCCACCACGTCATCCGGATCCTCTGGGCCTGCCATGTGGTGCACCACTCCAGCCGGAAGTTCAACCTCACCACCGCGCTGCGCCAGCCCTGGACCTCGGCCACCGTCTGGCCCTTCTACCTGCCGCTGATCGCCTGCGGTGTCCACCCGGCGGCGCTCGCCTTCTGCCAGTCGGCCAACCTCGTCTACCAGTTCTGGGTCCACACCGAGCGGGTCGGCAAGCTCCCGCGCCCCTTCGAGTACGTCCTCAACACGCCCTCCCACCACCGCGTCCACCACGCCTCGCAGGGCAGCTACCTGGACCGCAACTACGGCGGCATCCTGATCATCTGGGACCGGATGTTCGGCTCCTTCGCGGCCGAGACCGAGCGGCCCGTCTACGGGCTCACCAAGAACATCGCCACCCACAACCCGCTGCGCGTCGCCACCCACGAGTACGCCGCCATCGCCCGGGACATCCGGGCGGCACGGAGCTGGAGCGAGCGCGCCGGGCGGGTCTTCCGGGGACCGGGGTGGCAGCCCGCCCCGAAGGCGGGGGCGCTCACCACGGGCGCCGCCGGAGCCGCCGGAGCCGTCGTGCCCGGGCCCGCTCCCGTACGCGCCGACGCCCCCGTACCCGCTGCGGCCCCGGCTCCGGAACCCACCCGATGA